The nucleotide window ATTCTCACGTGATTCGTGATTGATTCAGGTGTAACACTGTTCATGGGCCCCCACTCGCGCCTGATACTCATACCGCAGAGCGAGGGCGAACTCGTCATTTGGGAAGGGCCCTCCTCTGAATGTGGATCGGGTTTTTCCGGTTTGGAATCGAGATCCAGATCTAAAACGTAATTAAGCCCAATGGTGATCCCCACATCCTATACCTCATATGTGAAAGTCAGACCTAGACAGGACGTGAAGTGGGCTCGCCGGAGATCCCTAAGTTTCAGGCAATGGGAGAGCTGCGATCCAAAGGCTAAGGAGGAGTGCCACTCAATTTTCGAAAAACTAATGATTATTTGCTTAAACACATAATCAATcttaattaaataacaaaaaaaaaaacgaaaaacgaGAGTTCCGTACACTCGGCCGCTTCCAAGCAGAAGGAGGTCGCCGATTCGAGACTCGAGGTGTGTCGTTTGGTATAATCCCGGCTCGAGAAAATTTAAAACGAGATAATGATATGGGCAGGGACGTCATTTGGAGAAGGGACAACAAGTAGGGGTGGAGCCCACCGAGCCTAGAGCCCACCGAACCCCGACCACTGGGCTCGGCGCGTTTTCCGGTGACGTCCGCGACCCCTTCGCAATCCCCAAGTCAAACCAAAACCGAGAGGAAACGCAGCGCTGGACCCGGGACCTCTTCGCTTTCCCTTCTTAACCTTTCGGAAtaaataaaattccaaaaagCACCTCGCCAACGGAGCGGTCCGGATTGGATCTCTCCGGCCCGACCCGCCCCCCAGCGCGTACGCACGGGACTGAGATGGACGGATGATGGGCGTCCGGAGACCGTACGAATCTACGGTTAGGGGGATTCCAGTGCGTCGGATTTGCCACGTGGCGAACGGAATCGAGGCTTTCCAACGAACCCCGCGTGGAGGAGAGGCGGATCTCTCGCAATAATAACGACAATTAATTCCGTTGGAGGAAAAACCGGAATCTCTGGGATTCGGGCAGGCGAATCGGAAGGAGGCGGAACGACGACTCCGTCGGCCGGTTTAATTTTCTCCCACgcttttctccatttttctcgCGGGCGTCTTAATCTCCAACTTATTCTCAGCGCGCGAACGAGATTTTTCCCATGGGAAGAGAAAAACGAGTTTGACGCCAAAATTGTAGCCGCGTAAGAAAATTTCCATAGAAATTCATTCCTCTCAAGGAAACAAAATCCACCCCCCAATCTTTTTAGGGGAAACAACTTcagatttattttcaaaagaaaatatttcacagCATGCCATCTTTTCTCATCCTACATTTGCTTAGAAAACTAGAACATTAAATATCTTCTGGAAAAAGAGTTGAGAATTCCAAAATCCAGTTGGGGAAATAAATGCCTTCCAAATCAATCTTAAACAACCTTCCAAACACTTTTCACACTACAATGCATGCCACCCAACCCAAGTTCTTTTAATGGTTTTTGCTTACTTTCAATTTCTAACACAAAGATGGCactttcctttttattaattaaaCAATATAATAGGATTGCAAGTTCGggagctgctgctgctgctgaattataaatttaaaataccaaaataaCTACAAAAAAGGAGGCGAAATGCAAACAAGAATCTTCATCCTTTCACTCAAGCAAAAGCCAAATAGCCAAACATCAACGACATTTTCACTCTAGAGATTAGATACATATTTTCgcaggagaaagaaaagagaaaagtgggGAAAATTTTATGTTTGACGGGCCAAACAAAAAGGggggaaaataaataaacaaataaaagaagaaaggggGGGAGTACTGGGAAAGAGGGAGACGACTCGTTGCGAATCGGTCGAGTCAAAACAAAACTGCCGGTACAGAGAGAAGAGACCCGGGACGCAGTTAGACGGACGCCTGGGGAGGAGGGGTGGCGAGGAAGGCGTCGGAAGAAAAGAAATCGCCGATCTCGAACGAGCACTTGTCCACAAGGCAGTCGGCCCATGGCGAGGGAATCGGCGACCACGACCCCACATCGGCGAGGAGGGCATCGCTGAACTCCTCCGGGTCGAACTCGCCGAAGAGACCGGCCTCGTCGCCGCCCAAGTCCAGGAAGCCTCCCGGCGAGAATGGCAAGTCGAACGGGAAGGTATCGCCTGCATCCGGCCATTCCGCCTGGCCGCCAGCAATGCCGTCGACCTCCTCTCCCTTCGAGGGTTTCTGCTCGTCGGAAGAGTTGCAACACCGGAGCACGGACGTAGGGGAAGAGAGGTCCAAGAGCTCCTCTCCCGAGTCGTAACCCGATACGCTGGTGGGATTCGTCTCAATATCGGTTTTCGCAGGCGTTGACTCGGGCGTCGTAGTGGCGGTGACGGTGGTGGCCATGGTGGTGGTTGTCGTTTTGATGGTGGGGGTGAAGTTGGTCATAGCGTCGGGGCCCCGGAGCTGTATCGCGGCGTTGTCGTAGACCTTGGCGGCCTCCTCGGCGGTGTCATAGGTGCCGAGCCAGAGGCGGACGCGACGAGACGGGTCCCGGATCTCGGCCGCCCATTTCCCCCACGGTCGCTGCCGGACGCCTCGGAACTTCCGGCCGCTCGAGGAGTTGCCGGAAGCGGAACCCTTTGGCCGTCGCCTCGCCTTCGAGTCGGATAGCttgccatttttcttcttgccacCAAAAGGGACCGCGACGCCAGATGTGGAGAGAGCCGCTGTGGTAGATAGGCTGGAGGACGAGCACGAGGTCTGCAGGTCGATCTCGTGGACGTAGCGCTTCACTCGGTGTTGCCAAAAAGAGAAGAACTCTTCCTCGTCGCTGGATGAGTCCGTGGCGTCCGCGTCGGTAACGATGAGGCGCACGAGCTTCGGAGCAACGGTGTCGGCCGAACTCCGACGGTCTCCGGTGGTGGTTCTCGACTTCCCGGCCGCCGCCCTCGCTACTACTTTATGGGACCTCGACCGGTGCTCCGTGTACTTAACAGGGGGGAAAATCGAGCAGTCCATCATCTTTGTCGATAGTGGTTCAGATTGATGAGGCTTCCCGCACTGGCATTGCTTGAAAGGAATCCTACTTCCTTCCTGAACTCCACCAGCaagagaggggaaaaaatgaacaaacaagtTAATATGGAAACAGGAAACCCCAGAAGTGAACTTCATAAAAGAAAGCATCTCCCACTCTCCGGCCTCTGAGAGTGGGTTTTTGGGGGAGAAACAAAAGGCGGGAGGTTTGTGCTAATTCCTGAAGGGGAGGATAAGGAGAAGTTCCCGACTGGATGGGACGCCTTGGGGTTTACAAGGGGATAAAGAATGACAGGGACGTTACCATTCCTTGTGAGGGACCAAacacaagaaagaaacaaaaaaaattaagagcacctaaggaaaagaagggagaatGGACCGAGAAGCTCATAACTCCAGCCAGTTTCTTTCGAACGACCACCGGCGAGTTTTTCGCCGGTAAAAGTGCGTTCAGTCACGTCTAGTATTCAATCTGATGAACACTCGGTATACCTTGGGAGCCCATCCCTTAAGAGAGTGTCTGTACTCGTATATACCGGCAGCATCTCCTTTTACGAGAGATATTGTCCGCCACTGCAGGAAGGGATGGCCATCCCAAATGGCAAGAAGAGGACGCTACACAGGGAGCGTGCAAAGAAAGgaagcagagagagaaagggagaggggagCAAAGCAACCGTCGGAATAGTTGGCACGGACAAGGACTATAGCGACGCCAGTAAGAGAGTCCAGTACTACTTCGAGATTCGTACTGGAAGCgtgcagaagaagaagcagtgagagagagagagagagagacagttaCTACTTTGGGAGCAACAGACGAAAGAACAGCGGGAACTTTTCGAGGACAGAGCAGCATATTTCTGGCAAGTTTTCCGGCGACCATGAaggagagacagacagagagagagctTGAGAGCGTAGCAGACATTCTCGGTGGAGGAAGGAGGCCCGTTCTTAATCTTACCTGCTCTTCCGAAGGACCGTCGCAACAGTTGCCAAACACAGAGCTTCAAAAGTGAAAGAAGGCGACTCTCCCAAAAGCCGGAGCACCTCGgcgagagaaagaaggaaagtcCTTTCCGTGGGAAGAAAAAATCCCGGCGCACTTTTCCGGCCGAGCGCAATGAAAAGCGGAATTTTCTCTGTCCAGAGGGTTCAGTTGCGAAAGGAcggagggagagcgagagaagGGACGATAGAGCGCCCTTTTATAGAACTGCCCGATGAAGCCCGTACTCTCCTCCTCACGGATTTGCCCCTACGCTTAACCTCTAACGACACCTATTCCCAACGCGGGGCCAGACCCAACATTAGGGCTATATTTGTCACTTCAGATGCAAATTCTGCTCGCCCCGCCACTTTCCTAAAATCACTCCGACGTCCTCAGCAGTCAGCACCGCCGGGTTGAAGCGGGCCTTCAGGGACGCAGTGGCCATTCCCGACCAAAGGTAGGGGCAGAATCGGCAATTCAGGTAAATGACCTTTTTGTCCCCGGACCGGGGGGGAAGGGGGTGCGTCAAACGATCCGCCGCTTAAGGGAAGACCTGTCACCTCTTAGCCACGTGTCTGGTTGCGTAGACATCCTCGCCGGAAACCGGCCAATCGACGGCCGTCCGGCGAGCTGAGCCAGGCGGCCGGAAGGGTGGCTCTGCCTCGTGCGTCGTGCCAGCCAGGCACGGCCCCGCTCACGTGCGGGAAGGGGATCGGCCGGAATGCCGTTAAAACTGACGGTCAAATCGTCGGCTTGGAAACCACGTCAGATGGCTTTTGACCGGTAAATCGTAAATTAGCCACCGAACTTCTTTCTACCTTTCCCCTATTTTACCTCTTTTTCCCAAAACACCCCTGTCTTCTACCATTTCTTTAATTCCCACAGGATATGGAAGAAGAGCTCCACTCGGTGGGACTCCAACGGAAGGGCGTTCAGGTCTTTTCACTcgtaaagattaaaaaaatctcCGGCGAGGTGCGGTTTGGTAGATGACGAGAATGAACGGGCGCGTTCGTTTTTTGGTAGGTAACACGCGTGTCATTGCAGTAATTGATTAAGGGTAGTTGCGTAAATTGCTTTCCCCGGTGACTTTTTTTTACTGGGTTTAgtgttattatttattattttaacagCTTGGCTGTGAGTCGGTGAGCGCCTCGATCGACTCGAGACCACCGAGTTCGTTTTTGTACGTCCATTCTCCCCCACATGCGCTCAGACCCTCCTCTTTGCCTTTTCCTCAATGACCACACTGTCCCCCGCAACTTTTACCGTGGGTAAAAAGTAAAACAGGGCGCACACGAGTCGGACCAAGGTAGATCCGTATCCGAACCCGATCCTAAGCTGAAATCGTGCTTCCAAACGGCTTCGAACGTTTTGTTTCCAAAACCATCGGAAATATTCTCTCCCCTCAAAAAACAATGCAGTTTTTCAGTACTTGCTACACTACAAATACGCATTTGATTGATCATAAGAAGGCACACAAATGTTATTTGAATGAATAGGATAagtattttgaagttttttttcataaaaaaaccttgccgtttaaaacttcgaAACGTTATTCGGGACTATGCACAAAACCAATGTTTGATAAGCGACTGcttaaaaagaaattgacaGTAAAATTTGTACAATATTTAAAAAGGTAATTTTCTTTAGCTAATGAGTGTTTTGATTGGCCGATACCATTCCTTTTGATTGAATCTCAAGCGCTTAGGCGGCAAAGCAAaagtttttctcatgtattttcACGCTTTGAAAAACTTTCCCAGGAAAACGAGTCCATCTGCTCGGTTGTGAAAAGCGCCAAGCTGACCACCCATTGACTGAGTTACAGTCTTATGTCTGGGCCCGTTTTATGAACTTGGCAGGAATGGGTCCCGGTCTGATCCGATTCCTAGTCAAGAACAGCTCATCTTTCTTTGCCCCAACCACGCCCCATGGGGTCCAGATCTGATATCCAACAACCAATTATATCGGTCCCATTTAAAAAGGAAAGCGCGACTCCAATGATATGTGATTTGATGAGGCAATACAGCCGGACACAAACACGACTGTTTTGCCTTTTCGACGACAAGGGTTTataaatttgatgcattttggGGAGCACCAAATTTAGAAACAATATTTAATACCAATGGTCGCATGAGATGCGTTCTCTAAATTTGTACATATTTGCTTTTAAATGAGCTTACCCCCACGCTATGCACTTTACCCATATGCTCATTTCGAGTTAAATTACAATTAAGTTGGTTTCAGAGAAATTGAAGAtttcttacaaaattgaaaCAATTGTTCTTGAACGGCCAAAACCACCCTTAAACAATGATTATCGACCGATTTAGTTGCGTAATTAAGTCTCGATCGATTGAAAGCAAACACGTGGTTCGCGTGTGTTGTCGACGGATAAATAATCTGCGTCGAACACATGATACACATGTGccgaataaactgagacatatttaGTGCTAGAATGAGATACCCAGCTTCATTTAATCTCACATTATTCGAATTAATTCGAAGTGATTATGGTCAAGGTTCTGATATGGCAATCGAATTTGTCCTGAATTCCGGTGATTATGATCAAATCTAATATCTATCAACCTGTCATTGTTTGGAGATGCAATTTCTTTCGAGAGAAATTTGAAGGGCGTTGCAGTTGCAATCAAACATTCATGTCTGCAGAATTCCTTTGTACTTTCCACATCTGAAAAGATTTTGGCATATTTAAGGCTTGGGGTGGCATCTGGTGCCGGCGTAGCTGGCGAACTTAAAAGAGCTCTGCACAGATCAGTCCAGGCTCGGTGGCACAAAAAGTACAGCACAGCTCAACCCGATCGAGCCCGAAACTGACCATGGTGCGCTTGGTTTCCTCCAAGATGCCCAATCACTAAAACCAGACCATGACCAACCCGGCCTAGCTCATGGCTGGGCATCGACTCGCAACGTAACCACCAAGTTGTGCTCTGTGTATGTGTGCTTatattaggatgaaaaacaATGTTAAATTGTTTGATAATCTCTTAAGGTGTTGTTCTAAGTAGGGATGTTTGTCAAGGGACCGGATTCGAATCGGAAGCACCTTTAACCACATCTGCTTTTTCGGACATTCACATTCAAATAAATCTGAAGCCGAAACCCAATTTCACAATTCGAATctgtttcaaatccaaattttacatttatattcaaatccgaatctcaattttgaattgaatctggcttattttcaaaatttaagaacactagcaaagacaaaaattttattttataattttttgagatttaAGAACACTATGTATAAACAAccatatatatgaaattattgacataaaaataagtaacGTTTacgaggctggtgtgggcagctgcccacactcGTGGCTCTACTGGTACAAATTGCCACGGCTAGCGGTAATGTCATGGGAAAGGGGAGATACATTTAAGAAGTAAATAAATGGAAGAGATACGGCTTGGTGAGTAGTggtggagaagagagagaaagacaaaagagaaagaagttgCAGTAGGGAGGGGCAGCCTAGTCATTATGGCGGGGAAGGCAGTGAGGGGGCACGAGGGGGAAGGGGCGGCAAACACGCCTACTTTTTCGCCAACGAAACCAACTTCTTTGCTTTTTAAGTGCCACTGCCCCACTCTGccccccactctctctctccttcggCTCCCCAATCAAGAAAGA belongs to Nymphaea colorata isolate Beijing-Zhang1983 chromosome 13, ASM883128v2, whole genome shotgun sequence and includes:
- the LOC116266738 gene encoding pathogenesis-related genes transcriptional activator PTI6-like → MMDCSIFPPVKYTEHRSRSHKVVARAAAGKSRTTTGDRRSSADTVAPKLVRLIVTDADATDSSSDEEEFFSFWQHRVKRYVHEIDLQTSCSSSSLSTTAALSTSGVAVPFGGKKKNGKLSDSKARRRPKGSASGNSSSGRKFRGVRQRPWGKWAAEIRDPSRRVRLWLGTYDTAEEAAKVYDNAAIQLRGPDAMTNFTPTIKTTTTTMATTVTATTTPESTPAKTDIETNPTSVSGYDSGEELLDLSSPTSVLRCCNSSDEQKPSKGEEVDGIAGGQAEWPDAGDTFPFDLPFSPGGFLDLGGDEAGLFGEFDPEEFSDALLADVGSWSPIPSPWADCLVDKCSFEIGDFFSSDAFLATPPPQASV